A part of Solibacillus sp. FSL H8-0538 genomic DNA contains:
- a CDS encoding NAD-dependent deacylase: MSISTLKDWLLASTNTVVLTGAGMSTESGVPDFRSESGWWRNIDPRTVACVDALEHNYPLFREFYQMRIKALANCKPHAGHDILANWELRGLVALVATQNVDRFHQLAGSEQVEELHGNIQTVRCRECGKPGQLGGFLADACCTYCSGPLRPNVVLFGETLPERAWTNSLRAIQQADLVIVIGTSLEVYPVNQLPAMTRGKLVYINLDVAQHAHDFDLVIQGKVGDVLAEVDGLL, encoded by the coding sequence ATGTCAATATCTACATTAAAGGACTGGCTTTTAGCATCAACTAATACCGTTGTACTAACGGGGGCCGGGATGTCAACTGAAAGCGGGGTGCCGGATTTTCGTTCTGAGTCGGGCTGGTGGCGTAATATTGATCCGCGCACAGTAGCGTGTGTTGACGCACTGGAGCATAATTACCCGTTATTCCGTGAGTTTTATCAAATGCGGATAAAGGCACTGGCTAATTGCAAGCCACATGCAGGGCATGATATTCTTGCTAACTGGGAGCTTCGTGGGCTTGTAGCGCTTGTAGCTACGCAAAATGTGGACCGCTTCCATCAACTAGCAGGTAGTGAACAGGTGGAAGAGCTACATGGCAATATTCAAACAGTACGTTGTCGTGAATGCGGCAAGCCGGGTCAGCTAGGTGGATTTTTAGCGGATGCGTGTTGTACGTATTGTAGTGGTCCACTTCGTCCAAATGTTGTGCTATTTGGCGAGACGTTGCCTGAAAGGGCGTGGACAAATTCACTGCGGGCAATTCAGCAGGCTGATTTAGTTATTGTCATCGGTACGAGCTTAGAAGTATATCCGGTCAACCAGCTACCAGCCATGACGCGCGGCAAGCTAGTGTATATTAACTTAGACGTTGCACAGCATGCACATGATTTTGACCTCGTCATCCAAGGGAAAGTAGGGGATGTATTGGCTGAGGTGGATGGATTGTTATAA
- a CDS encoding cold-shock protein, which produces MTQGTVKWFNAEKGFGFIEVEGGNDVFAHFSAIQGDGFKSLDEGQKVEFSVEEGNRGPQATNIVKL; this is translated from the coding sequence ATGACACAAGGTACAGTAAAATGGTTTAACGCAGAAAAAGGTTTCGGTTTCATCGAAGTAGAAGGCGGAAACGACGTATTCGCTCACTTCTCAGCTATCCAAGGTGACGGTTTCAAATCACTTGACGAAGGTCAAAAAGTTGAATTCTCAGTAGAAGAAGGCAACCGTGGACCACAAGCAACAAACATCGTAAAACTTTAA
- the ppnP gene encoding pyrimidine/purine nucleoside phosphorylase — protein sequence MTQLVNVTLDKQANIYFDGKVTSRTAILPDGTKKTLGIMLPGEYEFSTALKEEMAITAGHLSYKLTDGEWQTIEGSGIFYVPANDKFQLKVHAVTDYCCSYLEE from the coding sequence ATGACACAATTAGTAAACGTAACATTAGACAAGCAAGCAAATATTTACTTCGACGGGAAAGTGACGAGCCGAACTGCCATTTTACCGGATGGCACGAAAAAAACATTAGGCATTATGTTGCCAGGGGAATATGAATTTTCAACAGCACTTAAGGAAGAAATGGCAATTACAGCAGGGCATCTCTCATATAAACTAACAGATGGCGAGTGGCAAACAATCGAAGGCAGCGGCATTTTTTACGTGCCGGCGAATGATAAGTTCCAACTAAAAGTGCATGCGGTAACGGATTACTGCTGCTCATATCTAGAAGAATAA
- a CDS encoding ABC transporter substrate-binding protein: MKLRKWQLPLAALLLSTALVACGDKDSSSTSTNETSQADQAVEYRDTLNIALTAQPPTLDSAQTVSAVALDIAGNIYQQLFQLDKNYEPQPVLAESYEVSEDGKTYTIKLREGVKFHNGNEMTAADVVASMNRWLVTSSRAKALLEGANFTEVDPYTVELTTKTATSDVLILMASQAQFPAIMPKEIVESATAEGFSEYIGTGAYKFQEWKQDQYIHLVRNADYVSLEGDASGFTGEITAPTENLYYHFVTDHSTRIAGVQTGEYDIADSIPIENYDQLASDPNVELQTFPGGTLTAFFNTNEGVLANEEIRQAVLAAFNNEEIMLASFAKPELYALAPGYLNQNQTQWSTEAGAEYYNQADAEKAKKLLAEAGYNGEEITLLTTKDYNEMYTATLVIQEQLRQIGMNVKVETFDFPTWLETKNDRSTWDIFVASTGYQITPAQLLAVTPDWAGLDNETIKAGLAAARAASTPEEAKAEWEKVQTYMYEYASSTVIGHYNGVVAINKDLEGFELFEAPVVWNAKLAK, encoded by the coding sequence ATGAAGTTAAGAAAATGGCAATTACCACTTGCAGCATTACTATTATCAACGGCATTAGTTGCATGTGGCGACAAAGATTCATCTTCTACTAGCACAAATGAAACATCGCAAGCAGATCAAGCAGTAGAATACCGTGACACACTAAACATTGCATTAACTGCACAACCACCAACACTGGATTCAGCGCAAACTGTATCAGCTGTTGCTCTTGATATCGCTGGGAATATTTATCAACAATTATTCCAACTGGATAAAAACTATGAACCACAGCCAGTATTAGCTGAGTCTTATGAAGTGAGCGAAGATGGCAAAACCTACACAATCAAATTACGTGAAGGCGTTAAATTCCATAACGGCAACGAAATGACTGCAGCGGACGTTGTTGCATCAATGAATCGTTGGTTAGTCACTTCGTCTCGTGCAAAAGCACTTTTAGAAGGCGCAAACTTTACAGAAGTTGATCCATATACAGTTGAATTAACAACGAAAACAGCTACTTCAGATGTATTAATTTTGATGGCTTCTCAAGCACAATTCCCAGCAATTATGCCTAAAGAAATTGTTGAATCAGCTACTGCAGAAGGGTTCTCTGAGTATATCGGAACAGGTGCTTATAAATTCCAAGAGTGGAAGCAAGATCAGTATATCCATTTAGTACGTAACGCTGATTACGTATCACTTGAAGGCGATGCAAGCGGCTTTACGGGTGAAATTACAGCACCAACAGAAAATCTTTACTATCATTTCGTAACAGATCACTCTACGCGTATTGCGGGTGTTCAAACTGGTGAGTATGATATCGCGGATAGTATTCCAATCGAAAACTATGACCAATTAGCGTCGGATCCAAATGTCGAACTTCAAACATTCCCAGGTGGTACGTTAACAGCTTTCTTCAATACAAATGAAGGTGTGTTAGCAAATGAAGAAATTCGTCAAGCCGTACTAGCAGCGTTTAACAACGAAGAAATTATGTTAGCAAGCTTTGCAAAACCAGAGCTTTATGCATTAGCACCAGGTTATTTAAACCAAAACCAAACACAGTGGTCAACAGAAGCGGGCGCTGAGTACTATAACCAAGCAGATGCAGAAAAAGCAAAAAAATTACTTGCTGAAGCGGGTTATAACGGTGAAGAAATTACATTATTAACAACAAAAGATTATAACGAGATGTACACAGCTACATTAGTAATCCAAGAACAATTACGCCAAATCGGCATGAATGTTAAAGTTGAAACTTTCGACTTCCCAACGTGGTTAGAAACGAAAAATGACCGATCTACTTGGGATATTTTCGTAGCGAGCACAGGTTACCAAATTACACCTGCACAATTATTAGCAGTAACACCTGACTGGGCTGGACTTGATAACGAAACAATTAAGGCTGGTTTAGCGGCAGCGCGTGCAGCTTCAACTCCTGAAGAAGCAAAAGCAGAGTGGGAAAAAGTACAAACGTATATGTATGAGTATGCATCATCAACAGTCATCGGCCACTATAACGGTGTTGTTGCAATTAATAAAGATTTAGAAGGCTTTGAGCTATTTGAAGCACCAGTTGTATGGAATGCAAAATTAGCTAAATAA